A single genomic interval of Caldanaerovirga acetigignens harbors:
- a CDS encoding FprA family A-type flavoprotein, with translation MMKLRHVEVKKGIYWVGAIDWNVRNFHGYSTHRGTTYNSYLVVDKKIALIDTVKSHFFDEMISRISKVIDPSKIDYIICNHLEIDHSGSLPRLMNVAKNAKIITSLNGEKFLKAHFGANEEWDIKAVKSGDILQLGEKSLVFIHTPMVHWPDSMVSYLQDDKILFSNDAFGQHLASYERFEDEIPLDVVLEEAAKYYANIVMPYGNNVQKAIEALSGLNVEIIAPSHGVIWRSHIERIISEYKKWSSNITEDKAAIVYDSMWGSTEKIAYALFKAFDKRNIPVKVFDLKTNDISDIMTYILTAKYICVGSSTLNNNMLPAVAAFLQYMKGLSPKNRKALAFGSYGWGGQSVTQLEEVLKSCGFEVLESIRVQFVPSESTIEEITEKVYQSIGNKG, from the coding sequence ATGATGAAATTGAGACATGTTGAAGTGAAGAAAGGCATTTATTGGGTAGGGGCTATCGACTGGAATGTCAGAAACTTTCACGGCTATTCCACCCACAGGGGAACCACTTACAACTCTTATCTCGTCGTTGATAAGAAAATAGCCCTCATAGATACTGTAAAATCGCATTTTTTTGATGAGATGATATCGAGAATATCCAAAGTAATAGATCCCTCTAAGATAGACTACATAATTTGCAACCATCTGGAAATAGACCATTCGGGAAGCCTTCCAAGATTAATGAATGTAGCTAAAAACGCAAAAATAATAACATCTTTGAATGGTGAAAAGTTTTTAAAAGCTCACTTTGGAGCAAATGAAGAGTGGGACATTAAGGCGGTCAAATCGGGAGATATTTTGCAACTTGGGGAAAAATCTTTAGTATTTATTCATACACCTATGGTTCACTGGCCGGACAGCATGGTAAGCTACTTGCAAGATGATAAGATTTTGTTTTCTAACGATGCTTTTGGCCAACACTTAGCTTCTTATGAAAGGTTTGAGGATGAAATTCCCCTTGATGTTGTCCTTGAAGAAGCGGCTAAATATTACGCGAATATAGTGATGCCTTACGGAAACAACGTACAAAAGGCTATTGAAGCTTTATCCGGTCTTAATGTAGAAATTATTGCTCCAAGCCACGGAGTGATCTGGCGCTCGCATATTGAAAGGATAATTTCCGAGTACAAAAAGTGGTCTTCTAATATAACTGAAGATAAGGCTGCAATTGTGTACGATTCGATGTGGGGTTCTACGGAAAAAATAGCATACGCACTCTTTAAAGCTTTTGACAAGAGAAATATTCCTGTGAAAGTGTTTGACTTGAAGACGAATGATATTTCCGATATCATGACGTATATTCTCACTGCAAAATACATTTGCGTCGGATCGTCTACGCTCAATAACAATATGCTGCCTGCGGTAGCTGCCTTCCTGCAATATATGAAGGGACTTTCGCCCAAGAACCGTAAGGCTTTAGCTTTCGGTTCATACGGGTGGGGCGGGCAGAGCGTGACTCAGTTGGAGGAAGTACTGAAAAGCTGCGGCTTTGAAGTTCTTGAAAGCATACGTGTCCAGTTTGTACCCTCAGAATCAACGATTGAAGAAATCACGGAAAAAGTATATCAAAGTATAGGGAATAAGGGATAG
- a CDS encoding hemerythrin domain-containing protein, which produces MIGKLSGLLSLHLNSEDKYFYPVLLSHYNPEIRKKALEFTNETGDLSQKFANFKSEYMQAKNIKENPEKFIEDFSKINTALRQRIEREEKYLYPLI; this is translated from the coding sequence ATGATCGGAAAGCTTTCCGGGCTGCTTTCCCTACATCTAAATTCGGAAGATAAATATTTCTATCCGGTTTTATTAAGCCATTATAACCCCGAAATAAGGAAAAAAGCCCTCGAATTTACGAATGAAACGGGCGACCTTTCGCAAAAATTCGCGAATTTCAAATCAGAATACATGCAAGCCAAAAATATAAAGGAAAACCCCGAAAAATTTATAGAAGATTTTTCAAAAATTAACACCGCATTACGGCAGAGAATAGAGCGAGAAGAAAAATACCTTTATCCTTTAATATAG
- a CDS encoding flavodoxin family protein: MKVIGIIGSPRKGGNTEILVERVLKGASDKGAEVKTFKLNELNIRGCQGCNYCKQNDGCMQQDDMQEIYRELVSADAVVIGSPIYISHVTAQTKIFLDRLYAFLVVGKGSKLPVGKKCILVYTQGGGDDGKKVMEGIASFLKRALGMDVKAIIGGNNLNPLGAVNEREDLLKMAYEAGELFVR; this comes from the coding sequence ATGAAAGTCATAGGGATTATAGGAAGTCCTAGGAAAGGCGGCAATACCGAAATCTTGGTGGAGAGAGTATTAAAAGGAGCGAGCGATAAGGGAGCTGAAGTTAAAACCTTCAAGTTGAATGAACTTAATATTAGAGGATGTCAGGGCTGCAATTACTGTAAGCAAAATGACGGGTGTATGCAGCAGGACGATATGCAAGAGATTTACAGGGAATTGGTTTCAGCAGATGCTGTAGTAATAGGTTCGCCGATATACATAAGCCATGTTACTGCCCAGACAAAGATTTTCCTTGACAGGCTTTATGCGTTTCTAGTAGTCGGGAAAGGTTCAAAGCTTCCAGTTGGAAAGAAATGCATCTTAGTGTATACCCAGGGAGGAGGAGATGACGGAAAGAAGGTAATGGAAGGAATAGCGTCGTTTTTAAAACGTGCCTTAGGTATGGACGTAAAAGCCATAATAGGCGGCAATAACCTCAATCCTTTGGGTGCAGTCAACGAAAGAGAGGATTTACTAAAGATGGCTTATGAAGCCGGTGAATTATTTGTAAGGTAA
- a CDS encoding extracellular solute-binding protein: MKKIHVTKCGSFLVVFLSLLLLNGCKPSTPINANLESVSITTPEMIKQMEEAVKNEKEIVSYGLPDDWANWKESWEQFTRKYNLVHHDTDMSSAEEIQKFKAERNNPKADVGDIGIQFAPIAVSEGVTMPYKNSYWNEIPNWAKHPDGHWVAWYTGTMSIAVNKNLVPNIPRTFKDLLKPEYKGKIAFGDPRQAANANWAIFAANFAMGGDETNVQPGLDFFRKLAESGNLIPVEPSAANIEKGEAPIVINWDFLTLAQRDRLKDKIPLEVIIPEDGTVIGAYVSIINKWAPHPNAAKLWQEFVFSDQGQINLAKGYARPIRKVDLPPDVAAKLLPESAYKSARAITDWDAFEKSAKKIAEEWSKIIQLMGR; the protein is encoded by the coding sequence ATGAAAAAAATTCATGTAACTAAATGTGGGAGTTTCCTTGTAGTATTTTTATCACTATTACTATTGAATGGATGCAAGCCGTCTACTCCTATAAATGCGAATTTGGAGTCTGTTTCCATAACAACACCCGAAATGATAAAACAGATGGAAGAGGCAGTTAAAAATGAAAAAGAAATAGTAAGCTATGGTTTGCCCGATGATTGGGCTAATTGGAAAGAATCATGGGAACAATTTACTAGAAAATATAATCTTGTTCACCATGATACAGATATGTCGTCTGCTGAAGAAATTCAAAAATTCAAGGCAGAAAGAAATAACCCTAAAGCTGATGTCGGAGATATTGGAATTCAATTTGCTCCTATAGCGGTTTCTGAAGGGGTAACAATGCCGTATAAAAATAGTTATTGGAATGAAATACCTAATTGGGCTAAGCATCCAGATGGTCATTGGGTAGCATGGTACACAGGCACAATGTCGATTGCTGTAAATAAAAATTTAGTACCAAATATACCTAGAACTTTTAAGGACCTTCTCAAACCGGAATACAAAGGTAAAATAGCTTTTGGAGATCCTCGCCAGGCTGCTAATGCGAACTGGGCAATATTTGCCGCGAATTTTGCAATGGGAGGAGATGAAACTAATGTGCAGCCCGGACTTGACTTTTTCCGTAAATTAGCTGAAAGTGGCAATTTAATCCCGGTAGAACCATCAGCAGCGAATATTGAAAAGGGAGAAGCTCCAATTGTGATAAATTGGGATTTCCTTACACTGGCACAAAGAGACCGTTTAAAAGATAAAATTCCATTAGAGGTAATTATACCAGAGGACGGAACAGTAATTGGCGCATACGTCAGCATAATTAATAAATGGGCGCCACATCCTAATGCAGCAAAGTTATGGCAGGAATTTGTATTCTCCGATCAAGGGCAGATAAATCTTGCAAAAGGTTATGCTAGACCCATACGTAAAGTTGATCTTCCACCAGATGTTGCAGCAAAATTGCTTCCCGAATCAGCTTATAAGAGCGCAAGAGCCATAACTGACTGGGATGCTTTTGAAAAGAGCGCCAAGAAAATAGCAGAGGAGTGGTCTAAAATAATCCAGTTAATGGGAAGGTGA
- a CDS encoding MoaD/ThiS family protein, producing the protein MASIKVIFFGQLRTLTGTRETTIALEDNSVLSHLISHLDKEYKDFETQMNSINGLRILINGQEYELIGGLKTPLHDGDTVVFLPPIFGG; encoded by the coding sequence ATGGCAAGCATAAAGGTGATTTTCTTCGGGCAGCTCAGGACCTTAACCGGGACGCGAGAAACGACCATTGCATTAGAAGATAATTCTGTTCTGTCGCACCTCATTTCTCATCTCGATAAAGAATACAAAGACTTCGAAACCCAAATGAATTCCATCAACGGCCTCAGGATCTTGATAAACGGACAGGAATACGAGCTAATCGGAGGTTTAAAGACACCCCTTCACGACGGTGATACGGTTGTATTTCTACCACCTATCTTCGGCGGCTGA
- a CDS encoding ABC transporter permease — translation MMKRKGLQENCDVSISPFVRSIVQTKLLKKRSFLGGVINYLPIIPFSFFIIFFILLPLTFILITSLKKPEGLTFEFYKALASSTYLDALKNSIIVSLTTTAIGAISGVPAAFAVTFIRNPILKRLVITFFGVAANFAGVPLAFAFIILFGYSGIFTLLFKNVSKDLTNIFNLYSLKGLIAVYIYFQIPLMILLLLPAINAIKKEWIEVSMTMGATPFFFWKNVGIPIITPAILGSSAILFANSFGAYATAFALMGARINLLPIQVSLATAGNVGYEPGEASATAIIMVIILSITVLVYLKVQGRVRTWLRL, via the coding sequence ATGATGAAAAGAAAAGGTTTACAGGAGAACTGTGATGTCAGTATATCACCTTTTGTAAGAAGTATTGTGCAGACAAAATTGTTGAAAAAAAGAAGTTTTTTGGGTGGAGTAATTAATTACCTTCCAATCATTCCTTTTTCTTTTTTTATAATTTTCTTTATTTTGCTGCCTCTCACTTTTATTCTTATTACAAGTTTAAAAAAACCAGAAGGATTGACTTTTGAATTTTATAAAGCACTTGCATCAAGTACTTATTTAGATGCCTTAAAAAACAGCATTATTGTATCTCTTACCACTACAGCAATTGGAGCGATTTCAGGTGTTCCGGCTGCTTTTGCGGTAACTTTCATTAGGAATCCAATTTTAAAGCGCCTAGTAATTACTTTTTTTGGAGTGGCTGCAAACTTTGCAGGTGTACCTTTGGCCTTTGCATTTATCATATTATTTGGATATTCGGGTATATTTACTCTTTTATTCAAAAATGTAAGCAAAGATCTTACTAATATTTTTAATCTTTATAGTTTAAAGGGATTGATTGCTGTCTATATCTATTTCCAAATCCCATTAATGATATTGCTGCTTTTACCGGCAATTAATGCTATTAAAAAAGAGTGGATAGAAGTTTCGATGACAATGGGAGCAACTCCATTTTTCTTTTGGAAAAATGTGGGTATTCCTATTATTACCCCTGCTATTCTTGGAAGTTCTGCTATTCTTTTTGCTAACAGTTTTGGAGCATATGCTACAGCATTTGCACTTATGGGAGCCCGTATTAATCTTTTACCTATACAAGTCAGTCTGGCAACTGCAGGAAATGTAGGATATGAACCTGGAGAAGCAAGCGCTACAGCTATAATTATGGTTATAATTTTATCTATTACGGTGCTTGTGTATTTGAAAGTACAAGGGAGGGTACGCACGTGGTTAAGATTATAG
- a CDS encoding ABC transporter permease has translation MVKIIGKIFLILILLYILLPILSSVIFAFSTKWDTTILPEGFSIETFEKVITNPDFWLSLLHSSILSVSVIFLSVILILPAALAVELKLPQFRSFLELFSIFPYAIPPVLLALGIIQVFAPLPIPIYGTPLLLILAVTTLVLPFTYRTIDNALQATNAKQLIEAALTLGADWITIMQKILFPNILTGLQNGSLLVASLVFGEFVFANLLVGTNWITIPVWTFKVSRIDGKIGSVLAVINFVFVYILSSLLLSKGELGGIPIVSGVKRDKKKFS, from the coding sequence GTGGTTAAGATTATAGGAAAAATCTTTTTGATCCTAATTTTATTATACATTCTACTGCCTATTTTGTCCTCTGTAATATTCGCATTTTCTACTAAATGGGATACAACTATTTTACCTGAAGGTTTTTCCATAGAAACCTTTGAAAAAGTAATTACTAATCCAGATTTTTGGCTTTCTTTACTCCATTCTTCCATATTGTCAGTATCAGTTATTTTTTTAAGTGTAATTTTGATTTTACCAGCCGCTTTGGCAGTAGAATTAAAATTACCTCAATTTCGCTCATTTTTAGAACTTTTTTCGATTTTTCCTTATGCAATACCTCCAGTTTTACTCGCACTTGGTATTATTCAAGTTTTTGCACCTCTGCCAATACCAATCTATGGCACACCATTATTGCTAATTTTAGCCGTAACAACATTGGTATTGCCATTTACGTACAGGACTATTGACAACGCTTTACAAGCGACAAATGCTAAACAGCTTATAGAAGCTGCGCTTACTCTAGGAGCTGACTGGATAACCATTATGCAAAAAATTTTGTTTCCCAATATTTTGACGGGATTACAAAATGGAAGTTTGCTGGTTGCAAGTTTAGTTTTTGGTGAGTTTGTATTTGCAAATCTATTGGTGGGCACCAATTGGATAACCATACCTGTATGGACTTTTAAGGTTTCTCGCATTGATGGGAAAATCGGTAGTGTTTTAGCAGTTATTAATTTTGTTTTTGTGTATATTTTGTCTTCTTTACTG
- a CDS encoding aldehyde ferredoxin oxidoreductase family protein — protein MKLGGYKNKILRVNLTSRTFSEEELSYDLIHDYIGGRGFAIKLLYDELKPGIDPLGEENKLVFIAGPLAGTNAQSFGRWKVFFKSPLTGTYFKSSGGGHLAAELKFAGFDAVIIEGKSEKPVYLWINDGKYELRDATYLWGLDCDDTHTLIREELHDPNIRIACIGPAGENGVKFAGIFSDRRAAGRGGGGTVMGAKNLKAIAVRGRQKVDIADPEGFAAAVKEQIALYKGNPAAESFSETGTQIAEFTNLLGMFPTRNFREGVLPGWEKIESSEYTKLRVRKTACYSCMLHCGSITKVNFGRYKGTWSEGPEYETIWAFTGSINLPDIGLTVAADKLCDDLGLDTISTGSAIGFAYELYEKGIITKSDTGGLELVYGNQEPVLELIRQIAYREGFGAILADGTLEAARRIGKDAEKYAIQVKGLELPAYDPRGAKAHGLNLLTSNIGADHNTGYSSQEIFGVPVPKKIDRFAVEGKGEITKFNQDLTAFLETGILCGFPPSMGLINAEVYSKLISTLTGIKDFADPDYMWLVGERIYNLERMFNVREGFDKKADSFPERLKTEPLPAGPAAGQIFEEAALLEDYYKARGWDLNTGIPTPEKLKALGLEFAAKYSG, from the coding sequence GTGAAATTAGGAGGTTACAAAAACAAAATCTTAAGGGTTAATCTGACCAGCCGCACCTTTTCTGAAGAAGAATTGTCTTACGACCTAATCCACGACTACATAGGCGGACGAGGCTTTGCAATTAAGCTCCTTTACGATGAATTAAAACCCGGAATTGACCCTTTAGGCGAGGAAAATAAGCTGGTATTTATTGCTGGTCCTCTAGCCGGTACAAACGCTCAGTCTTTTGGAAGGTGGAAGGTATTTTTCAAGTCACCGCTGACAGGGACTTATTTCAAATCTTCAGGAGGCGGGCATTTAGCAGCCGAATTGAAATTCGCAGGATTTGACGCGGTAATTATAGAGGGTAAGTCCGAAAAACCGGTGTACCTTTGGATAAATGACGGAAAATACGAACTGAGAGATGCAACATATCTATGGGGATTGGACTGCGATGATACCCATACCTTAATCCGCGAAGAACTCCATGACCCCAACATCCGCATAGCTTGTATCGGACCTGCCGGCGAAAACGGGGTAAAGTTTGCGGGTATTTTCAGTGACCGCCGGGCTGCCGGAAGAGGCGGAGGCGGCACGGTAATGGGAGCGAAAAACCTGAAAGCTATTGCGGTTCGCGGAAGACAAAAGGTGGATATCGCAGATCCCGAGGGATTTGCAGCGGCGGTAAAAGAACAGATAGCACTTTACAAAGGTAACCCGGCGGCAGAATCCTTCTCCGAAACCGGCACGCAAATAGCCGAATTTACTAACCTTCTCGGCATGTTCCCCACTAGGAATTTCCGCGAAGGAGTACTGCCGGGCTGGGAAAAAATCGAAAGCTCAGAATACACAAAGCTGAGGGTGAGAAAAACTGCCTGTTATAGTTGTATGCTCCACTGCGGAAGCATAACTAAAGTGAATTTCGGAAGATATAAAGGCACCTGGAGCGAAGGTCCGGAATACGAAACTATATGGGCTTTTACCGGCTCGATAAACTTACCGGATATCGGACTTACCGTAGCAGCCGATAAATTGTGCGACGATTTGGGACTGGATACCATCTCCACGGGAAGCGCCATAGGTTTTGCTTATGAACTGTATGAAAAAGGTATAATCACAAAGTCGGACACAGGAGGACTCGAACTGGTCTACGGAAATCAAGAACCGGTACTGGAACTCATCAGGCAGATTGCTTACCGGGAAGGTTTCGGTGCCATTTTGGCCGACGGCACCCTAGAGGCAGCCCGCCGCATAGGAAAAGATGCGGAGAAATATGCTATTCAGGTAAAGGGTCTGGAACTCCCGGCGTACGACCCAAGGGGCGCCAAAGCCCACGGACTCAACCTGCTCACATCGAACATTGGAGCAGACCACAACACCGGATATTCATCGCAGGAGATATTCGGCGTACCCGTTCCCAAAAAGATTGATAGATTCGCCGTAGAAGGAAAAGGAGAGATAACTAAATTCAACCAGGACCTCACGGCATTTCTGGAGACCGGAATTCTGTGCGGCTTCCCACCCTCTATGGGGCTTATAAACGCTGAGGTATACAGCAAATTAATCTCAACGCTTACAGGCATAAAAGACTTCGCAGACCCGGATTATATGTGGCTAGTAGGAGAACGAATCTATAATTTAGAAAGAATGTTTAACGTAAGGGAAGGCTTTGATAAAAAGGCCGATTCGTTCCCCGAGAGGCTTAAAACAGAACCCCTCCCCGCAGGACCCGCAGCAGGCCAGATTTTCGAAGAGGCGGCTTTGCTAGAAGATTACTACAAGGCCCGCGGCTGGGACCTCAACACTGGCATACCTACTCCCGAGAAATTAAAAGCCCTTGGGCTTGAATTTGCCGCAAAATACTCCGGGTGA